A region of the Coriobacteriia bacterium genome:
ATCTTCGCTACAAGTTCAAGGGCATGTCGCTTGACGAGGCCATCGATCAAGGCGTTGCCGCCGTACGCCATGCCCGCAAGTACGTCGACGATGTCGAGTTCTATGCCGAGGATGCCGGCCGTGCCCCTTACGAGGACCTGGCCCGCATGCTCGAGGCCGTCATCAAGGCCGGTGCGACGGTCGTGAACATTCCCGACACCACGGGCTTCAGCGTGCCGTGGGAGTTCGGCCAGCGCATACGCTACCTCATGGAGCACGTTGCCGGTATCGAGGATGTCTGCGTCTCCGTGCATTGCCACAACGATCTGGGCATGGCGACCGCGCTCTCGCTCGCAGGCGTGATGAACGGCGCCACACAGGTTGAGTGCACCATCAACGGCCTAGGCGAGCGCGCGGGCAACACCGCCATGGAGGAAGTCGTCATGGCGATCAAGATGCACGAGTCCGAGCTTGATGCTCACACGGACATCAACACGACCGAGTTCGCGCACACAAGCCGCCTCGTCTCCTCCATCACGGGCATCAACGTGCAGCCTAACAAGGCCGTGGTCGGCGCAAACGCCTTTGCGCATAGTTCGGGTATCCACCAAGATGGTGTCATCAAGAACCGCACCACCTACGAAATCATCGCGCCTGAGGACGTGGGTGTTTCCGGAAGCCAGATCGTGCTCACTGCCCGCAGCGGACATGCTGCCTTGCGCAAGCGCCTCGAGGATCTGGGCTACGCAAACATTCCGGATGACAAGTTCGAGCAGGTCCACGCCGCATTCCTCGAGCTCGCCGATAGCAAGAAGGAGATCTACGACGAGGACCTGCATTCACTCATGGGCGAGCAGGACCGCAACGAAAACGCGATCTACCGCCTCGACGCCGTTCAGATTTCCTGTGGCCAGCCGCTCGTCTCGACAGCAACCGTGACCATCACTGACGAGAACGACGAGGTGCACACCGCCTGCGAGATCGGCTCGGGACCCATTGATGCCATGTACTCTGCCATCAACAAGATCGTTCAGGCAGAAAACGACCTCATGGAGTATTCGGTCAAGGCGGTGACACGGGGCATTGACGCTCTCGGTGAAGTGACCGTGCGCATCATGGACCGTGATGGAGCTATCTTCATCGGCCGTGGTAGCGACCGTGACATCACCGTGAGCTCGGGCAAGGCCTACGTCAACGCGCTCAACCGCATGATCGACCAGCAACGATGCAATGCTCAACGCGCCGAGAGTGGCACCGACGCCCCCGCGCACATCTAGTGGCGGTCAAACAAACCCCCTTTACCATTCGAGAAAGTTTGAAAATCCGTTTATAAGTGGAAAACTCGGCATTTCCCCCTTGTGACGGCGCTTTGGTCTCCACATCGGGTGTTAATGCGCACAAACGCGGACAATCGTGTCTCACCAAACGGGTATGGTGGTCACCCCTGAAAAGGACAACCCAATGAGGAGATGCGAGCGCACCATGCCAGAGCTTGCCTATACATCGAGTGCTAACAATTCGGTTGAGCGCATCATGCCGCAGGATATCGATGCCGAGAAGGCCGTGCTTGCGGCCATGCTGCTCGGCCAGGACACTGAGGTCGTCGAGGAAGCGCTCATGAAGCTTTCGGCCAAGGAGTTCTACCGTCCCGCGCATCGCAAGATCTTCGAGGCCATGGAAGAGCTCTACAACAAGAACGCTCCCATCGATCAGCTTTCCTTGGCCGATCGCCTCAAGACGCGCGGAGACCTCGATGCTGTGGGTGGCAAATCCTACATCGTCGAGCTCGGCAACAACACCTATGCGTTGGCCAACTGGGCCCATCACGCAGACATCGTCAAGCGCGCTGCCATGCTGCGTGATCTCATCGGTGCCGCCGTACGCATCACCGCGCTCGGCTATGATGCGCCGGATGACCTCGACGAGGTCGTCGAGACATCCGAGAAGCTTCTCTTCGATGTCACCAACAAGCGCGTTTCCACCAACTTCAAGTCCATGAGCTCGCTTGTGGTCGAGACCTTCAACGAGCTTCAGGAGCTTGCCAACACCAAGAGTCGCTACAACGGCGTGCGTACAGGCTTTAAGGACCTCGATGATCTCTTTGGCGGCCTGCGCGGCGGCGACCTTGTCATTCTCGCCGCCCGTCCTTCTGTCGGCAAGACGGCGCTCGCGCTCAACATCGCAAGTCGCGCTGCCCAGCTTGGCACGTCGGTTGCCTTCTTCTCGCTTGAGATGTCAGCCACGCAGCTTGTGCAACGCGTGCTCTCGACCGAGACGCGCATCAACTCCAAGAAGATGCAAACGGGCCAGATGAGCGGCCAGGATTGGGTCACGCTCGTCAATGCGTCAGATACGCTCTCCAAGCTGCAGCTTTGGGTCGATGATACGCCGAGCGCCTCGATTCTCGAAGTGCGCGCCAAGGCACGTCGTCAGCTGCGCAACGTCGAGCCGCAAAAGGGCCTCATCATCGTCGACTACCTGCAGCTCATGCAACCGCAAAACACGCGTACGGAGTCCCGTCAGGTAGAGATCGCGGAGATTTCCCGTGGCCTCAAGATTCTCGCGAAAGAGATGGACATGCCCATCATCGCGCTCTCGCAGCTTTCCCGTGCTGTCGAGTCGCGTCAAGGCAAGCGCCCCATCCTGTCAGACCTGCGCGAGTCCGGTGCTATCGAGCAAGATGCCGACATCGTCATGTTCCTTGATCGCTCTTTGTCCGAGAAAGAAGCCGAGCAGGAGGATCGTCCACCGCTCAACACGGCAGACGTCATTGTGGCCAAGCACCGCAATGGCCCCATCGGTACCGTGAGCCTGGCGTTCCAAAGCGAGTTCACGCGCTTTGATAACCTCGCTCGCCACGAGGACGACCGCTACTAGGGCAGCTCTCTCGCATTCCGTTCGAATCCTCCGCGTACAGCCCTTCACATTCGATACAATGATGATTCGCGCACAAACGCGCTGAGCCTCTCATTAAGGAGAACCACATGTCGGGCACCATATTAGTAGGCACCCAGTGGGGCGACGAGGGAAAGGGCAAGGTCACGGACCTGCTCGCTTCCGATTATGACTACGTCGTTCGCTTCCAGGGCGGAAACAACGCCGGTCACACCGTCATCTACGGCGACACCAAACTCGCCTTGCACCTCATTCCATCAGGCATCATGTACGAGAGCGTGACGCCGCTCATCGGCAATGGTTGCGTTATCGACCCCAAGGTGCTTTGCGACGAGATGGCCGGACTCGAGGAGCAGGGCATCTCCACGGAGCGCCTTCTCATCAGCAGCAACGCGCACGTCATCATGCCCTACCATCGCGTGCTCGATGGCGCGACCGAATCACGTCTGGGCGCCAACAAGATCGGCACGACCAAGCGCGGCATCGGCCCGTGCTACCAAGACAAGTACGCGCGCATCGGCATTCGCGTCCAGGACCTGCTCGACAAGAAGATCCTGCGCGAGAAGCTCGAGACGGCGCTTGCCATCAAGAACGACATTCTGCAAAACGTCTACGACCTGCCCACGTTCACGGTCGACGAGATTCTGGACGAATACCTCGGCTATGCGGACCTGATTCGCGAGCATGTCGTGGACGCAAGCCAGCTGCTCAACGCCGAGCTGCGTGCCGGCAAGTCAGTGCTCTTCGAGGGCGCCCAGGCCACCCAGCTCGACATCGATCACGGTACCTATCCCTTCGTCACTTCCAGCAACTGTACCGCAGGCGGCGCCATGACAGGTACGGGTGTGGGCCCCACGCGCATCGATCGCGTCCTGGGCATCGCCAAGGCCTATATGACACGCGTGGGCAGCGGTCCGTTTCCCACGGAGCTCTTCGACGAGTACGGCAAGATCCTGGGCGAGGCCGGCCACGAGGTTGGCGTCACCACGGGGCGTAAGCGTCGTTGCGGTTGGTACGATGCCGTCATCATCCGCTATGCCGCCGACGTCAACGGCCTCACCGACATCGCGCTCACCAAGCTCGACGTGCTCGGCGCCGTCGACAAGATCCAGATTTGCACGGCCTACGAGGCCGATGGCGTCGTCTACGAAAACGTCCCGAGTCAGCAGACGGCCTTCCATCATGCCAAGCCCATCTACGAGGAGATGCCCAGCTGGCAGTGCGATATCTCCGGTTGCCGCACGTACGCCGAGCTGCCCCAGGAGGCTCGCGATTACGTGGAGCATCTCGAGCAACTCGCCGGCGTGCCCATCAGCATCGTCACGGTCGGTCCCGATCGCGACCAGACCATCATGAGAGGATGGAACTAATGAATATCCTTCTTCTGGGTAGCGGCGGGCGCGAGTGCGCCATCGCCACGGCGCTCGTCGAGTCGCCTTCGTGCGACGAGCTCTTCATCGCACTCGGCAATGGCGGTACGGCCGAGCTCGGCACCAACGTTGACCTCGACATTGAGGACGGTCAGGCCATCGTCGATTTTGCTCGTGAGAATGGTTGCGAGCTCGTGGTCATCGGCCCGGAGGCTCCGCTTGTTGCCGGTGTCGCCGATGCCGTGCGCGGGGCTGGCATCGATTGCTTTGGCCCCGGTGCCGCGGGTGCGCGTCTCGAAGGCTCCAAGGATTTCTCCAAGAGCCTCATGATGAAGTACGACCTGCCCACGGCGGCATATGGCACCTTCACGGATTGCGATTCCGCGCTGGCCTACCTCAACGAGCATGGCGCGCCCATCGTCGTCAAGGCCGACGGCCTGGCGGCGGGCAAGGGCGTCACGGTCGCGCTCACCAAGGAAGCCGCCGACGAGGCCATCTGCG
Encoded here:
- a CDS encoding 2-isopropylmalate synthase; the encoded protein is MSRKIAIFDTTLRDGEQSPGASMNAQEKLVITRQLLRLNVDVIEAGFPVSSPGDFKSVQDIAITCGDQCIVAGLTRAVEHDIDVCAEALEVAARPRIHTGIGVSPEHLRYKFKGMSLDEAIDQGVAAVRHARKYVDDVEFYAEDAGRAPYEDLARMLEAVIKAGATVVNIPDTTGFSVPWEFGQRIRYLMEHVAGIEDVCVSVHCHNDLGMATALSLAGVMNGATQVECTINGLGERAGNTAMEEVVMAIKMHESELDAHTDINTTEFAHTSRLVSSITGINVQPNKAVVGANAFAHSSGIHQDGVIKNRTTYEIIAPEDVGVSGSQIVLTARSGHAALRKRLEDLGYANIPDDKFEQVHAAFLELADSKKEIYDEDLHSLMGEQDRNENAIYRLDAVQISCGQPLVSTATVTITDENDEVHTACEIGSGPIDAMYSAINKIVQAENDLMEYSVKAVTRGIDALGEVTVRIMDRDGAIFIGRGSDRDITVSSGKAYVNALNRMIDQQRCNAQRAESGTDAPAHI
- a CDS encoding adenylosuccinate synthase, with protein sequence MSGTILVGTQWGDEGKGKVTDLLASDYDYVVRFQGGNNAGHTVIYGDTKLALHLIPSGIMYESVTPLIGNGCVIDPKVLCDEMAGLEEQGISTERLLISSNAHVIMPYHRVLDGATESRLGANKIGTTKRGIGPCYQDKYARIGIRVQDLLDKKILREKLETALAIKNDILQNVYDLPTFTVDEILDEYLGYADLIREHVVDASQLLNAELRAGKSVLFEGAQATQLDIDHGTYPFVTSSNCTAGGAMTGTGVGPTRIDRVLGIAKAYMTRVGSGPFPTELFDEYGKILGEAGHEVGVTTGRKRRCGWYDAVIIRYAADVNGLTDIALTKLDVLGAVDKIQICTAYEADGVVYENVPSQQTAFHHAKPIYEEMPSWQCDISGCRTYAELPQEARDYVEHLEQLAGVPISIVTVGPDRDQTIMRGWN
- the dnaB gene encoding replicative DNA helicase, with the protein product MPELAYTSSANNSVERIMPQDIDAEKAVLAAMLLGQDTEVVEEALMKLSAKEFYRPAHRKIFEAMEELYNKNAPIDQLSLADRLKTRGDLDAVGGKSYIVELGNNTYALANWAHHADIVKRAAMLRDLIGAAVRITALGYDAPDDLDEVVETSEKLLFDVTNKRVSTNFKSMSSLVVETFNELQELANTKSRYNGVRTGFKDLDDLFGGLRGGDLVILAARPSVGKTALALNIASRAAQLGTSVAFFSLEMSATQLVQRVLSTETRINSKKMQTGQMSGQDWVTLVNASDTLSKLQLWVDDTPSASILEVRAKARRQLRNVEPQKGLIIVDYLQLMQPQNTRTESRQVEIAEISRGLKILAKEMDMPIIALSQLSRAVESRQGKRPILSDLRESGAIEQDADIVMFLDRSLSEKEAEQEDRPPLNTADVIVAKHRNGPIGTVSLAFQSEFTRFDNLARHEDDRY